One Sphingopyxis macrogoltabida genomic region harbors:
- a CDS encoding J domain-containing protein: MSRAKRSDDWGFPRWRPYGSSREAQKVRLCDRHGCAEPGNCPAPKSPNSPDRWYFCEAHAAEYNRGWDYFEGLSAEDAAARAADEARGARSYARAQHYAWGGSGDGGRSADEMRALELLGLDPDADFDATKKAWRAYAKECHPDVKPGDEEAAKRFAAGQAAFEVLKQAEERKSWKPA; this comes from the coding sequence ATGAGCCGCGCCAAGAGATCCGATGACTGGGGTTTTCCCCGCTGGCGCCCCTATGGCTCGTCGCGCGAGGCGCAGAAGGTCCGGCTGTGCGACCGCCATGGCTGTGCCGAACCGGGCAACTGCCCCGCGCCCAAGTCGCCGAACAGCCCCGACCGCTGGTATTTCTGCGAGGCGCACGCCGCCGAATATAATCGCGGCTGGGACTATTTCGAAGGATTGAGCGCCGAAGATGCCGCGGCACGCGCCGCCGACGAAGCGCGCGGCGCGCGCAGCTATGCCCGCGCCCAGCATTATGCATGGGGCGGGTCGGGCGACGGCGGCCGCAGCGCCGACGAAATGCGCGCGCTCGAACTGCTCGGGCTCGACCCCGACGCCGATTTCGACGCGACGAAAAAGGCGTGGCGCGCCTATGCCAAGGAATGCCACCCCGACGTCAAGCCGGGCGACGAAGAGGCGGCCAAGCGCTTTGCGGCGGGGCAGGCGGCGTTCGAGGTGCTCAAACAGGCCGAAGAGCGAAAGAGCTGGAAGCCGGCCTAG
- a CDS encoding polyphosphate kinase 2 family protein — protein sequence MTISLSDHESGAKYDGDYGDDLKALQERLERVQAAHITHGQRSIIMFEGWDAGGKGGIIKRLTALLDPRYFEVWPISAPTEEEKSRHFLWRFWKRLPGNREISIFDRSWYGRVLVERVEGFASEAEWRKGYDEINEFEAQLTGSRTNLVKLFIHITQEEQDKRFADRLDDPWKRWKTGAEDYRNRARRKDYLAAMDEMFAQTDTRWAPWKVIDGNNKKAARIAALTHVAEALEAAVPMTPPDLDPAVVKLAHKAFGYAAKD from the coding sequence ATGACCATTTCGCTTTCGGACCATGAATCGGGCGCCAAATATGACGGCGACTATGGCGACGACCTCAAGGCGCTGCAGGAGCGGCTCGAACGCGTCCAGGCCGCGCACATCACCCATGGCCAGCGCAGCATCATCATGTTCGAGGGCTGGGATGCCGGCGGCAAGGGCGGCATCATCAAGCGCCTGACCGCGCTGCTCGATCCGCGCTATTTCGAGGTATGGCCGATTTCTGCGCCGACCGAAGAAGAAAAATCACGCCATTTCCTGTGGCGCTTCTGGAAACGGCTACCCGGCAATCGCGAAATATCGATCTTTGACCGGAGCTGGTACGGGCGGGTTCTCGTCGAACGTGTCGAGGGCTTTGCGAGCGAAGCCGAGTGGCGCAAGGGCTATGACGAGATCAACGAGTTCGAGGCACAGCTCACCGGCAGCCGCACCAATCTCGTCAAGCTGTTCATCCACATCACGCAGGAAGAACAGGACAAGCGTTTCGCCGACCGGCTCGACGATCCGTGGAAGCGGTGGAAAACCGGCGCCGAAGATTATCGCAACCGGGCCAGGCGCAAGGACTATCTCGCCGCGATGGACGAGATGTTCGCGCAGACCGACACGCGCTGGGCGCCGTGGAAGGTGATCGACGGCAACAATAAGAAAGCGGCGCGGATCGCCGCGCTGACCCATGTCGCCGAGGCGCTGGAAGCCGCGGTGCCGATGACGCCGCCCGATCTCGATCCCGCAGTGGTCAAACTGGCGCACAAAGCCTTCGGCTACGCGGCAAAAGACTAG
- a CDS encoding alpha/beta fold hydrolase — translation MDGGPREHRLDTPEGEICWFEWGEPSPGRASLLLLHATGFHARLWDRVVAALPAGTHVVAPDHLGHGRSAKPASLSDWAATSDALLPLVDRLTGSPLVGCGHSMGGYVLTRLAARRPAAFRHLVLVDPVIMEPALYDEAAGQPVPDPAGHPVARRRARWDGWEAMNAHFAQRPPYTHWQPEVLADYCRFGLLPAAEGEGFDLACPPALEASVYLNALRTSPYRWLEDMVAPVSVIRARTGERTSALDFSVSPTWPGLGDALGAVRDEQWSEHSHFIPMEAPERLAALLADLL, via the coding sequence GTGGACGGCGGGCCCCGCGAACACCGGCTGGATACGCCGGAAGGCGAAATCTGCTGGTTCGAATGGGGCGAGCCTTCGCCCGGCCGGGCATCGCTGCTGTTGCTTCACGCGACCGGCTTTCACGCCCGGTTGTGGGATCGGGTCGTTGCAGCGCTGCCCGCCGGAACGCACGTCGTCGCCCCCGATCATCTCGGGCACGGCCGCAGCGCCAAGCCCGCCTCGCTGTCCGATTGGGCGGCGACTTCGGACGCGCTGCTGCCGCTGGTCGATCGGTTGACCGGAAGTCCGCTGGTGGGCTGTGGCCACAGCATGGGCGGCTATGTCCTTACCCGCCTTGCCGCGCGCCGCCCCGCGGCCTTCCGTCATCTCGTGCTCGTCGATCCGGTCATCATGGAGCCGGCGCTGTATGACGAGGCGGCGGGGCAGCCCGTGCCCGATCCGGCCGGGCATCCCGTCGCACGCCGTCGCGCCCGCTGGGACGGGTGGGAAGCGATGAACGCCCATTTTGCGCAGCGGCCGCCCTATACCCATTGGCAGCCGGAGGTGCTCGCCGATTATTGCCGCTTCGGCCTGTTGCCCGCCGCGGAAGGCGAAGGCTTCGACCTGGCCTGCCCGCCAGCACTCGAGGCGTCGGTCTATCTGAATGCGCTGCGGACCAGCCCCTATCGCTGGCTCGAAGACATGGTGGCACCGGTCAGCGTGATCCGCGCCCGGACGGGCGAACGGACAAGCGCGCTCGACTTCTCGGTCAGCCCCACCTGGCCCGGCCTTGGCGATGCCCTGGGCGCGGTGCGCGACGAGCAATGGAGCGAGCATAGCCATTTTATCCCGATGGAAGCGCCCGAGCGCCTCGCTGCCTTGCTCGCCGACCTGCTCTGA
- the aspS gene encoding aspartate--tRNA ligase — protein sequence MHAYRTHTCADLRAANVGEEVRLSGWVHRTREHANVLFVDLRDHYGITQIVVETGSDLYPTVNALGPESVLTFTGKVAGRSPETLNPKLATGEIEIYPTAVTVQSAAERLPLPVFGETEYPEEIRLTNRFLDLRRERLHKNIVLRSNVISSLRRRMIDQGFTEFQTPILTASSPEGARDYLVPSRVHPGKFYALPQAPQMFKQLLMVAGFDRYFQIAPCFRDEDARADRSPGEFYQLDFEMSFVTQDDVFNAIEPVLHGVFEEFADFDGKGRTVSPMPFQRIPYRESMLKYGSDKPDLRNPLLVHDVGDFFKGSGFGRFASMVEEGQVVRAVAAPETHEKSRKFFDEMNSWAQSEGFPGLGYATQKDGVFGGPIANNHGQEGMKAIADAMGLGPNDGIFFAAGVEAKAAKLAGLARTRVADQLGLIDKSRFEFCWIVDFPMFETDEDTGKIDFSHNPFSMPQGEMDALVNKDPLDILAYQYDIVCNGVELSSGAIRNHRPDIMYKAFEIAGYSQADVDANFSGMINAFKFGAPPHGGSAPGVDRIVMLLADEPNIREVIVFPMTQKAEDLMMGAPAPVSEKQLKELSIRLVDGSKS from the coding sequence ATGCACGCCTATCGCACCCACACCTGCGCAGACCTTCGCGCCGCCAACGTCGGTGAGGAAGTCCGTCTTTCGGGCTGGGTGCACCGGACGCGCGAGCATGCCAATGTGCTCTTCGTCGATCTTCGCGACCATTATGGCATCACCCAGATCGTGGTAGAGACCGGTTCGGATCTCTATCCGACGGTCAATGCGTTGGGTCCTGAATCCGTCCTGACCTTCACCGGCAAGGTTGCGGGGCGCTCGCCCGAGACGCTCAACCCGAAGCTGGCGACCGGCGAGATCGAAATCTATCCGACCGCGGTGACCGTGCAGTCCGCCGCCGAACGCTTGCCGCTGCCGGTGTTCGGCGAAACCGAATATCCCGAGGAAATCCGCCTCACCAACCGCTTCCTCGATCTCCGCCGCGAGCGGCTGCACAAGAATATCGTGCTGCGCTCGAACGTCATTTCGTCGCTCCGCCGCCGGATGATCGATCAGGGCTTCACCGAATTCCAGACGCCGATCCTGACCGCGAGCAGCCCCGAAGGCGCGCGCGACTATCTGGTCCCCAGCCGCGTCCACCCGGGCAAATTCTACGCGCTGCCGCAGGCGCCGCAGATGTTCAAGCAGCTGCTGATGGTCGCGGGCTTCGACCGCTATTTCCAGATCGCCCCCTGCTTCCGCGACGAGGACGCGCGCGCCGACCGGTCGCCCGGCGAATTCTACCAGCTCGATTTCGAGATGAGCTTCGTCACTCAGGATGACGTATTCAACGCGATCGAACCCGTGCTGCACGGCGTGTTCGAGGAGTTCGCCGATTTCGATGGCAAGGGCCGCACCGTGTCGCCGATGCCGTTCCAGCGCATTCCGTACCGCGAATCGATGCTGAAATATGGCAGCGACAAGCCGGATCTCCGCAACCCGCTGCTCGTCCACGACGTGGGCGATTTCTTTAAAGGATCGGGCTTCGGCCGCTTCGCCTCGATGGTCGAGGAAGGGCAGGTCGTTCGTGCCGTCGCCGCCCCCGAAACGCACGAGAAGAGCCGCAAATTCTTCGACGAGATGAATAGCTGGGCGCAATCGGAAGGTTTCCCGGGCCTCGGCTATGCGACGCAGAAGGACGGCGTCTTCGGCGGCCCGATCGCCAACAATCATGGCCAGGAGGGCATGAAGGCGATCGCCGACGCGATGGGTCTGGGCCCGAACGACGGCATCTTCTTCGCCGCGGGTGTCGAAGCAAAGGCGGCCAAGCTCGCCGGTCTTGCGCGGACACGCGTTGCTGATCAGCTGGGGCTGATCGACAAGAGCCGCTTCGAGTTCTGCTGGATCGTCGACTTCCCGATGTTCGAGACCGACGAGGACACCGGCAAGATCGATTTCAGCCACAACCCCTTCTCCATGCCGCAGGGCGAGATGGACGCGCTGGTGAACAAGGATCCGCTCGATATCCTCGCCTACCAGTATGACATCGTCTGCAACGGCGTCGAACTGTCGTCGGGTGCGATCCGCAACCATCGCCCCGACATCATGTATAAGGCCTTTGAAATTGCCGGCTATTCGCAGGCCGACGTCGACGCGAATTTCAGCGGCATGATCAACGCCTTCAAGTTCGGCGCCCCGCCGCACGGCGGTTCGGCACCGGGTGTCGACCGCATCGTGATGCTGCTCGCCGACGAGCCGAACATCCGCGAAGTGATCGTCTTCCCGATGACCCAGAAGGCCGAAGACCTGATGATGGGCGCGCCGGCGCCGGTCAGCGAAAAGCAGCTCAAGGAACTCAGCATCCGTCTCGTTGACGGCTCCAAGAGCTAG
- a CDS encoding FAD-binding protein, which translates to MPVVQLGDEGRWTNYHGTGTCEAATRFALRSGDAVRGRDELALAAKAVQDWLAAAQAAGRRVRPLGAGWSPSNVNICSQSWLLHTRRFNRCFRIGAYDVRPGVDADELMLVEAGALVDEVSDKLEEQGRSLWTSGAGNGQTFAGACATGTHGSMIARGGIQDHIRAVQVVTPGGVHWVEPAAGVMSDAFIAATGSTPLRDDDLFAALQLPVGALGIVTALVVDSVPKFLVRPIQNLRTVDRTALDWLAAGDFQRFSAAYALDRDPDFVQMIVNPYKPFKRPAMLRFLYREPWRDDYPHATPGELGAGYDALSLLGRLLDDYPWARGALLQYAMKLGYASGPDVDDPPVYGSWGEGLDTHRPLADLFNASVTIDRADLARALEMICTVYARHGGSTVVTLRFMARAEGLLAPARYSHNAVIDFDGPRSERTAAAYARVVEVLDAQGIGFTRHWAKSCRLDAVRVAADYGEDFRRWRAARDRLMPDPAHRALFGSEVLDGLGLTC; encoded by the coding sequence ATGCCGGTCGTCCAGCTCGGCGACGAAGGTCGCTGGACCAACTATCACGGCACCGGCACCTGCGAGGCAGCGACGCGTTTCGCCCTGCGCAGCGGCGATGCCGTGCGCGGCCGCGACGAACTCGCGCTCGCGGCGAAGGCCGTACAGGACTGGCTGGCGGCCGCGCAGGCGGCGGGGCGGCGGGTTCGCCCGCTCGGTGCGGGGTGGTCGCCGTCGAACGTCAACATCTGCTCGCAAAGCTGGCTGCTCCACACGCGGCGTTTCAATCGCTGTTTCCGAATCGGCGCCTACGACGTCCGCCCCGGCGTCGATGCGGACGAGCTGATGCTCGTCGAGGCGGGGGCGCTGGTCGACGAAGTCTCCGACAAGCTCGAGGAACAGGGGCGCTCGCTCTGGACGAGCGGCGCCGGCAACGGTCAGACCTTTGCCGGCGCCTGCGCGACGGGAACGCACGGATCGATGATCGCACGCGGCGGCATTCAGGATCACATCCGCGCCGTGCAGGTGGTGACGCCGGGCGGCGTCCATTGGGTCGAGCCGGCGGCAGGTGTGATGAGCGACGCCTTCATCGCCGCAACGGGCTCGACGCCGCTCCGCGACGATGACCTGTTCGCCGCGCTTCAGCTTCCGGTGGGTGCGCTCGGTATCGTCACCGCGCTGGTCGTGGACAGCGTGCCGAAATTCCTCGTCCGCCCGATCCAGAACCTGCGCACCGTCGACCGTACCGCGCTCGATTGGCTGGCCGCAGGTGACTTCCAGCGCTTTTCGGCCGCCTATGCGCTCGATCGGGACCCCGATTTTGTGCAGATGATCGTCAACCCGTACAAGCCGTTCAAGCGCCCGGCGATGCTGCGCTTCCTCTACCGCGAACCGTGGCGCGACGATTATCCGCACGCAACGCCGGGCGAACTGGGGGCGGGCTATGACGCGCTCAGCCTGCTCGGGCGCTTGCTCGACGACTATCCCTGGGCACGCGGCGCGCTGCTGCAATATGCGATGAAGCTGGGCTATGCGAGCGGCCCCGACGTCGACGACCCGCCGGTTTACGGGAGCTGGGGCGAGGGGCTCGACACACACCGGCCGCTCGCCGACCTGTTCAATGCGTCGGTCACTATCGACCGCGCCGATCTGGCGCGGGCGTTGGAGATGATATGCACCGTCTATGCGCGCCATGGCGGCTCGACCGTCGTGACATTGCGCTTCATGGCGCGCGCCGAAGGACTGCTTGCGCCGGCGCGCTATTCGCACAATGCGGTGATCGATTTCGACGGGCCGCGCAGCGAACGCACGGCTGCGGCTTATGCGCGCGTCGTCGAGGTGCTCGACGCACAGGGGATCGGTTTCACGCGCCACTGGGCGAAAAGCTGCCGCCTCGATGCGGTGCGTGTCGCCGCCGACTATGGCGAGGATTTCCGCCGCTGGCGCGCCGCCCGCGACCGCCTGATGCCCGATCCCGCGCATCGCGCGCTGTTCGGCAGCGAGGTGCTCGACGGGCTCGGCCTGACCTGCTGA